TGGAAGCTGCGCAAGGGGAGCTGGAGTGGACTTGTGTGACGCCCTTCTGAGGCAGGACCCACTGGAGGATCCATGGTCAGTACAGGCATGCTGCTCAGTGAGGACACGCTTACTCTTCCATTTGGGAGTCCTCTGATAGCTCCAGGAGGTTCTGGGAACTGTCTAGCTCTCCAGAGGCAGCAAGGGCTCCAAATTTCATACTCTGATGGGGAGCTTACTTTGAAGGTGAAAACTCAGGCCCCCAATAGGTTGAAAGATAACGATTTTTGCAGAGATTCCATAGTTCCCAGGCTAAAATCATTACTGTAGTCCCCCCAACTAGAGGCTGAGGAGCAAAATCCCAGGGTTTCCTCATATTTCTGGTAGCCCTTAACCAACCAGCAAGGTCTCGTTGCCATAAGTTCTTGATCACAGTTCCTCTTTTTGGCAATGGCTGGACAACTCCAATCAGAACTGTGTGGACACACCCTATATGAGTGATGCTAACGTCATGATCATTTATAGGGAAGAAGAACTTCATAGGAAGGAACTGGAACTTAAGCTTTAATGCCAAAGGCACAGCATTTATGCATTCTGTATGTTATTCTTCTACCAGAACATTAAGACCTACAGAAATTTGAATTCTTCACATACCTCCAAAGagaccaagaaaaagaaacatcaggAATGACACTTTAAAAAGAGACACCCAGATTACAGAAATCCTTCTCCTAGGACCAGTGGAAACAAGTCCCAGGAAGAATCTGAGGCGTCCATGCCACTTCTAGGGCCTGTAAAGGATGGAGACAAGCAAACCACCCAGGTCACCCCGGACTTGTGCTTCTTCCAGAATAAGCCAGTGAGCTCTCCAGCAGGTTAACTACCTTGCTGTGACGGCAGGTGTATGGGGTAATTACTGATGAGGCATGGGATGGTGGTTGCAGACAATATCTTTACTCTGACACTAAACTCTCTGGTCTTTAAAATATGCTGGATTGGGTGTCCCCAGGAAGACAACAATCAAGGTAGGAGGGGCAAAGCCACTACCCAAAGTCAAGAAACCCCACCACATCTGCTATGCCAGGAAAGACACTCTGCTTGACTTGACCTGTTTGAGTGGCTGCTCTCTGGGTCTGCTCCCAACAAGAAGGTCTTCACTGTGACTTTACGTGCCACCCCAGGCACGTGCCCCACAGGGTCACAGGGCCTTCCTCCTGCCACACACATGGCTCAGAGGGAGTGGTCAGCAGTTATCTCTCCTCCCAGTACGTTTATGGGCCTACTCCTTCTGCTAGTTTAGTCAGAACTCGCCAACAAGAACTTGCCCTCAGGCCAGCAAAGGCCTTTCCCAAAACCTTTTCGTTTTGCCTCTATAGTTTACTGGTTTGGTAAAGGACACAACACTTAGAAGAAATACACAATCTTATTTCTGAGGAAACTCTCCTAGTGATGAGATCACAGGAAGTGCATGTAAGATGTAATTCTATAGAATATTTGCTGTGACTATCCCTTGACCTGGGACTTCCGTGAATGCACAAGCTCTGGGAAGCTGTGCCTGTCACATTCCCCTCTCTGCTGAGGCAGCctcccatgccctctccaggagTTCTCTCACAAGCCCCCGGGGAACCTGCCTGTCACACCCTTACCTGCAGAAGGCCCCTATGTTCTCCACCAGGTAGCACTGGCCGCCATTGTGACAGTAACTTGGGAAGAGGTCGCACACTGACCGGCAGGAGCCGTTATGTCGCACAAAGCCACTGCGGCACTCAGTGCCATTCTCACTTGGGGCCAGGTCCTTGCCTGGCTCtcctgggtggggcctgagggcGATGCTGCTGCCGGGGACCATGCCCAGAGTATGCTGTGGAGGGACAGCATGCCACCGACCAGTGGGCTGCCCTGTCCCGGGCCCCAGACCAGGTTTCTCAGTGGCCACTAGAAGGTCATTTTCATCTTCCAGGTCTCTGCCTCCTGCTGCGTCCTTGtcaccttcctcttcctcctcttcttcatccAAATCATCATAGAAGGATGTGGTAGGGTAGAAATCAGACTCATCAAACGGGGTGAAGTCATCGTATAAGTCAAGCAGGCTCCAGGAAGGGGTCTCTCCCCCAGGATCAGGGTGGTGCTCTGAGATACCTGGAGACCCGGGGAAGCTCCCCAGGTCGGCGCCACGGCCCTCACCATCCAATCCTTCGAAGTAGTcgatgtcaattatatctgacGCCGTGTGGGGCTCCAGTGTGCCCTGAAAGGGGTACGTGGGCTCTGGCCCATGAGGGTCAGGTGTGCTGCCTCCCAGGTTCAGCCAAACCTCCAAGGGGCTCTCCTTGGGGAGTTCAGGGTCTGGGCTCAGCTTGTCGCCAGGGGTGGGTGAGGGTGGCCCGCTGGCCTCTGTAGCCTCGGGGGTGGCGGGGGGCGTCGATGACTGCCCGAGGGCCGTCGATGACTGCCCGAGGGCCTCGTCAGGAGCCGGGAGCGTGGCTGGAAGGGCCTGGGTGTCGCCGCTGCCCGCCTCTGCCGTCACTCCGCCCAGGCCTGGGCTGTCCACCTCCAGCCAGGCTGTGTCCGTCACCGCCGCCGATGCCTCCAGAGCCTCCTCTGGCCCGACCCCAGGGCCCACCACGGCACGCTCGCCGCCTGGCGCAGTCCGAGAGGTCTCATCTTCCCCAGCTGCTGGTGGGCCGGCCTTCTCCCGCGTGTCGTTAGCACGCGGCTCCCATGCCAGGACTCTCTT
This genomic interval from Balaenoptera ricei isolate mBalRic1 chromosome 11, mBalRic1.hap2, whole genome shotgun sequence contains the following:
- the CSPG5 gene encoding chondroitin sulfate proteoglycan 5, whose protein sequence is MGRAEGGGPGRGPPPLLLLLGATLVLATGAAPVREAGRAVEADRQVKRVLAWEPRANDTREKAGPPAAGEDETSRTAPGGERAVVGPGVGPEEALEASAAVTDTAWLEVDSPGLGGVTAEAGSGDTQALPATLPAPDEALGQSSTALGQSSTPPATPEATEASGPPSPTPGDKLSPDPELPKESPLEVWLNLGGSTPDPHGPEPTYPFQGTLEPHTASDIIDIDYFEGLDGEGRGADLGSFPGSPGISEHHPDPGGETPSWSLLDLYDDFTPFDESDFYPTTSFYDDLDEEEEEEEGDKDAAGGRDLEDENDLLVATEKPGLGPGTGQPTGRWHAVPPQHTLGMVPGSSIALRPHPGEPGKDLAPSENGTECRSGFVRHNGSCRSVCDLFPSYCHNGGQCYLVENIGAFCRCNTQDYIWHKGMRCESIITDFQVMCVAVGSAALVLLLLFMMTVFFAKKLYLLKTENTKLRRTSKFRTPSELHNDNFSLSTIAEGSHPNDDSSAPHKIQEALKSCLKEEEPFNIQNSMSPKLEGGKGDQADLEVNCLQNNLT